The proteins below are encoded in one region of Ferruginibacter lapsinanis:
- a CDS encoding T9SS type A sorting domain-containing protein, with protein MHNPKENFETTIPKKMKKNLKNLNASTLFTIAMMAIFTICSFNSVQGQVTQVGTSQTVYSTSNSLTINKPAGVAVGDLMIINVIKYANGNTAGNAMSGWTKIESALGGSSDKIGILLYRVVDGTEGSSFTYSLGGSNYAQATIIAYTNVDPTSPFDVTPTSITTPSSVATTVNPASVTTVTPRAFILMLGMSFSNATTSRTFSTWSATSTSTLTEVYDNAGTNYVSVGAATGLKSVAGATGNGTITVSGNAYLGGIILAIRPKIRKQFRSITSGNWNATSIWEQSMDRGVTWTAATTTPIYKDEIVTISTGTTVTLTANSTASSVAINGTLNLATYSLTGTEDFIAENSGTLSIGGNSNFPTGFLTKTLNAGFTIDFSGTIDQTINGTFVNNTFSNLKLSGSGKKSLNSNISVSRNWVRTGTATFEPNTYKVIFIGDNSDNQNAVISAPKSSTRNQYGAFGGEIFYDLEINKHNTSTTVGNGTGVNIAVLHGLTITKGTLNIGDSNIVLVSNKNNTASLNQFNSTNASIIYSSTGRFIVQRFIDNSSSTVRTWRMLTAPLQSTESISISEAWQENTESNNYTTPETFNPWPGFGTQITGPKGYTAGNGFDQGSGSSSYSIKYFNAATSSWGYPSTTNKTALMSQSGWAIFIRGDRSFGIANQYTAPTSTVLEPKGKINTGDITVDVVKGKFNLIGNPYPAQINMSNVSIGGKRNGWYELWDPKAFSNYSKTGKYIPFVWDDVAGTYVQANSPVTKWTAGTVESGVAFLINPSGSQMIFHESDKVNNSNSLNGIQNRPSGLTSSSFRCDLAFYDTTASSNYSYIDGTLNLYNSTYSSSVDQFEDVLSAIGGTTTGAIRIAKNGSQLSISKEQPLTENDTIYLNISKLSQMRHRLAFSSKNISMNNTQAYAIDNYLGTSTPITLNNNDSTFLDFEITADPQSNSMNRFMVVFKTSINAPLPVSFTSINAVQQQNKIAVKWEVATETNVNQYEVERSADGINFTTVGTTNVNTHSWIDAMPLQGNNYYRVKCTFFSEQAKYSTIVKVTSDKATSSIELLNNPVLNSLISLQFNNQSKGVYNVNLYNEMGQQVQTAKLSYEGGNGGQSVSVPTSLPKGIYQMELITPANERITKKIMVN; from the coding sequence ATGCACAACCCGAAAGAAAATTTTGAAACAACCATTCCCAAGAAAATGAAAAAGAACCTTAAGAACCTAAACGCATCAACCTTATTTACTATCGCAATGATGGCAATCTTTACCATCTGTTCATTTAACAGCGTACAAGGACAAGTAACTCAAGTAGGTACAAGTCAGACAGTTTATTCTACATCAAACTCTCTTACTATAAATAAACCAGCCGGAGTTGCTGTGGGTGATCTAATGATCATCAATGTAATTAAGTATGCAAACGGAAATACCGCCGGAAACGCAATGTCTGGCTGGACCAAAATAGAATCAGCATTAGGAGGCAGTTCTGATAAGATCGGAATTCTTCTGTATAGAGTTGTTGACGGAACAGAAGGGTCAAGTTTTACTTATTCATTAGGAGGATCAAACTATGCTCAAGCTACAATTATTGCATATACCAACGTAGACCCTACCAGCCCATTTGATGTAACTCCAACATCAATTACAACACCTTCAAGTGTAGCTACAACTGTAAATCCTGCAAGCGTAACAACAGTTACTCCAAGAGCTTTCATATTGATGTTGGGGATGAGTTTCAGCAATGCTACTACTAGCAGAACTTTTAGTACATGGTCAGCTACTTCTACTTCTACATTAACAGAAGTGTATGATAACGCCGGAACAAATTATGTATCGGTTGGTGCAGCTACTGGTTTAAAATCTGTGGCGGGTGCTACCGGTAATGGTACCATCACAGTTTCGGGAAATGCCTATTTAGGAGGAATCATTTTGGCAATAAGACCAAAGATCAGAAAACAATTCCGTTCTATTACATCAGGAAATTGGAATGCCACTTCTATATGGGAACAATCAATGGATCGTGGTGTAACATGGACTGCTGCTACTACAACACCTATTTATAAAGATGAGATTGTAACCATATCAACCGGAACAACAGTAACTCTTACTGCCAATTCTACTGCAAGCAGTGTTGCTATCAACGGTACTTTAAATCTTGCAACCTATTCATTAACCGGCACAGAAGATTTTATTGCTGAAAATAGCGGAACACTTTCAATCGGAGGTAACTCCAATTTCCCAACAGGTTTTTTAACAAAAACGCTAAATGCAGGTTTCACAATTGATTTTAGCGGAACTATTGATCAAACGATTAATGGAACTTTTGTTAACAATACTTTTAGCAACCTAAAATTAAGTGGAAGTGGTAAAAAGAGCTTGAACAGTAATATTTCGGTAAGTCGTAATTGGGTTCGTACAGGTACAGCAACATTCGAACCTAACACTTATAAAGTTATATTTATTGGAGATAATAGCGATAATCAAAATGCAGTTATTTCTGCACCAAAATCAAGCACAAGAAATCAATATGGTGCTTTTGGAGGTGAAATTTTTTATGATCTGGAAATAAATAAACACAATACCTCTACTACTGTCGGTAATGGCACGGGTGTAAATATTGCTGTATTACATGGTCTTACTATAACTAAAGGCACACTTAACATTGGTGATAGCAATATCGTTTTAGTTTCAAATAAAAATAACACTGCCAGTCTGAACCAATTCAACAGCACAAATGCTTCTATTATTTACAGCAGCACCGGTCGTTTTATTGTTCAACGTTTTATTGACAATAGCAGTTCTACGGTACGTACATGGAGAATGTTAACTGCTCCTTTACAAAGCACAGAAAGTATTTCTATCAGTGAAGCATGGCAGGAAAATACAGAAAGCAATAATTATACAACACCAGAAACTTTTAATCCTTGGCCAGGATTTGGCACACAAATTACGGGGCCAAAAGGATATACTGCCGGTAATGGTTTTGATCAGGGGTCAGGTTCATCTAGTTATTCAATTAAATATTTTAATGCAGCTACCAGCTCATGGGGATATCCATCTACTACCAATAAGACCGCTTTGATGAGTCAATCAGGTTGGGCAATATTTATTCGTGGCGATAGAAGTTTTGGAATCGCTAATCAATATACCGCCCCTACCAGCACAGTATTAGAGCCAAAAGGAAAAATAAACACCGGTGATATTACAGTAGATGTTGTAAAAGGTAAATTTAATCTTATTGGTAACCCTTACCCTGCACAAATTAATATGTCGAATGTTTCTATTGGCGGTAAAAGGAATGGCTGGTATGAATTATGGGATCCAAAAGCCTTTTCAAATTATTCAAAAACAGGAAAATACATTCCGTTTGTATGGGATGATGTTGCAGGAACTTATGTACAGGCCAATTCACCAGTTACAAAATGGACCGCAGGAACAGTAGAATCAGGCGTGGCATTTTTGATCAACCCGTCAGGTTCACAAATGATTTTTCACGAATCAGATAAAGTAAACAATTCAAACTCTCTGAATGGTATCCAAAATCGTCCAAGTGGTCTTACTTCATCAAGTTTCCGTTGCGATCTGGCTTTTTATGATACAACAGCAAGTTCAAACTATTCATACATTGATGGCACTTTAAATTTATACAATTCAACTTATAGTTCTTCAGTAGATCAGTTTGAAGATGTTTTATCAGCTATAGGTGGTACAACAACAGGTGCAATAAGAATTGCAAAAAACGGCAGTCAATTATCTATCAGTAAGGAACAACCTTTGACGGAAAATGATACTATTTACCTAAATATTTCTAAACTATCACAAATGCGTCATCGTTTAGCTTTTTCTTCTAAGAATATAAGTATGAATAACACTCAGGCTTATGCGATAGATAACTACCTGGGCACTTCAACACCGATAACATTAAATAACAATGATTCTACATTCCTGGATTTTGAAATAACTGCAGACCCACAATCAAACAGTATGAATCGTTTCATGGTAGTATTTAAAACAAGTATCAATGCTCCGCTTCCGGTTAGCTTCACCAGTATTAATGCAGTACAACAACAAAATAAAATTGCTGTTAAATGGGAAGTTGCCACAGAAACAAACGTGAATCAATATGAAGTTGAAAGATCAGCTGATGGCATCAACTTCACTACAGTGGGTACTACTAATGTAAATACTCACAGCTGGATAGATGCAATGCCATTACAAGGCAATAATTACTACAGAGTTAAATGCACATTCTTTTCAGAGCAAGCTAAATATTCAACTATTGTAAAAGTTACTTCAGATAAAGCTACTTCATCAATAGAGTTATTAAATAATCCTGTACTAAACAGTTTGATCAGTTTACAGTTCAACAATCAAAGTAAAGGAGTTTACAATGTAAATCTTTACAATGAAATGGGACAACAAGTACAAACTGCAAAATTGAGTTATGAAGGCGGAAACGGTGGACAATCTGTATCAGTTCCAACTTCATTACCAAAAGGTATTTATCAAATGGAATTGATCACTCCGGCCAATGAAAGAATAACAAAGAAAATTATGGTTAATTAA
- a CDS encoding sigma-54-dependent transcriptional regulator gives MESYKIFIVEDDPWYGEILEYHLSLNPDFSISRFTTGKDCLANIHQNPDLITIDFSLPDFSGDKLYQKIQAVNDQIPVIVISGQEDIPVAVNLLKMGVADYLVKDDSTKDLLWNAVNKIRQTGSLKKEVEHLKEELGKKYSFDKSIKGQSAALQTIFALMDKAAKTNINVSITGETGTGKEVVAKAIHYNSERKKKNFVAVNMAAIPRELIESELFGHEKGAFTGAVARKSGKFEEANNGTIFLDEIAELDMSLQSKLLRVLQEREVIRVGGNEKVKLDIRLIVATHKNLADEVKKGAFREDLYYRIIGLPIELPPLRERGNDILILAKYFIEEFAKENKLENITLAQSAKDKLMRYNYPGNVRELKAITDLAVVMCNGKELTAEDISYPTVNADETFTAEEKTLRQYTCDIVKYYLKKYNNDVIVTADKLDIGKSTIYKMIQTGELV, from the coding sequence ATGGAATCGTATAAAATTTTTATTGTAGAAGATGACCCGTGGTATGGTGAAATTTTAGAGTATCATCTCTCATTGAACCCAGACTTTAGTATCAGCCGTTTTACCACAGGAAAAGATTGCCTGGCAAACATTCACCAAAATCCTGATCTGATCACCATTGATTTTTCTCTGCCGGATTTTTCCGGAGATAAACTGTATCAAAAGATACAAGCGGTGAATGATCAGATACCTGTTATTGTTATTAGCGGACAGGAAGATATTCCTGTTGCTGTTAATTTACTCAAGATGGGGGTTGCTGATTATCTGGTGAAAGATGATAGTACTAAAGATCTGTTGTGGAATGCGGTAAATAAGATCAGGCAAACCGGTTCGTTAAAAAAAGAAGTAGAACACCTTAAAGAGGAATTAGGAAAAAAATATTCCTTCGATAAAAGTATCAAAGGACAAAGTGCAGCATTGCAAACAATATTTGCATTGATGGATAAAGCAGCTAAAACTAATATTAATGTTTCTATTACCGGAGAAACGGGGACGGGGAAAGAAGTGGTAGCTAAAGCCATTCATTATAACTCAGAAAGAAAAAAGAAAAATTTTGTTGCCGTAAACATGGCTGCTATACCCAGAGAACTGATAGAAAGTGAACTGTTTGGACACGAAAAAGGAGCATTCACTGGTGCTGTGGCAAGAAAATCAGGTAAGTTTGAAGAAGCCAACAATGGAACTATTTTTTTGGATGAGATAGCTGAGCTGGATATGAGTTTGCAGAGTAAATTGCTGAGGGTGTTGCAGGAAAGAGAAGTGATTCGTGTAGGAGGAAATGAAAAAGTAAAACTTGACATCAGGTTGATAGTAGCTACGCATAAAAATCTGGCAGATGAGGTTAAAAAGGGGGCATTTCGTGAAGATCTTTACTATCGTATTATTGGTTTACCAATAGAATTACCTCCATTGAGAGAAAGAGGAAACGATATTCTCATTCTTGCTAAATATTTTATTGAAGAATTTGCTAAAGAAAATAAATTAGAAAATATTACACTGGCTCAATCTGCCAAAGACAAACTCATGCGTTATAACTATCCTGGTAATGTAAGAGAGTTGAAAGCTATTACAGACCTTGCAGTAGTGATGTGTAATGGAAAGGAACTTACTGCAGAAGATATAAGTTATCCAACGGTAAATGCAGATGAAACTTTTACTGCAGAAGAAAAAACACTTCGGCAATATACTTGCGATATTGTAAAATATTATTTAAAGAAATATAATAATGATGTAATTGTTACGGCTGATAAGCTGGATATTGGTAAGAGTACTATATATAAAATGATCCAAACAGGAGAATTGGTGTGA
- a CDS encoding FIST signal transduction protein — MRTSLYQLAENTWNEHPANNANNKNKAQLVLSFGGKEQLKDKNIYAALKEQFPVAQISMCSTAGEIYHDAVLDNAIIAIALEFEKTAIHTASINISNCACSYDAAIKLADKLPKKDLTYVMIFADGSLVNGSELVKGLNTTLDKDVLITGGIAGDAANFQSTLVGLNEQPKEGEVIAIGFYGDNLLVTHGSRGGWEMFGVEKEITKSADNVLYEIDDSNALELYKKYLGSEAENLPGAALLFPLAITVPGSSTPVVRTILSIDESNNSMTFAGDIPQGASVRFMKSNLAKLTEAAAAAAKQTMLKEYQEPAFTMLVSCVGRKIILGPRIEEEVEAVNETFNNKTLLAGFYSYGEIAPFDEGGYSQLHNQTMTITSFYELP; from the coding sequence ATGAGAACATCTCTTTATCAATTGGCTGAAAACACTTGGAACGAACATCCGGCAAATAATGCAAATAATAAAAACAAGGCACAGCTGGTTTTAAGTTTTGGTGGAAAGGAACAATTGAAAGATAAAAATATTTATGCAGCCTTAAAGGAGCAATTCCCCGTAGCACAAATTTCCATGTGTAGTACGGCAGGAGAAATTTATCATGATGCAGTTTTGGATAATGCTATAATAGCAATAGCGTTGGAATTTGAAAAGACTGCTATCCATACAGCCTCAATAAATATTAGCAATTGTGCATGTAGTTATGATGCCGCAATCAAGCTGGCTGATAAACTGCCTAAGAAAGATTTGACCTATGTAATGATTTTTGCTGATGGCAGTTTAGTAAATGGCAGCGAATTGGTAAAAGGATTAAATACAACGCTAGATAAAGATGTTTTAATAACGGGAGGGATTGCGGGAGATGCAGCCAATTTTCAATCAACTTTGGTAGGTTTAAATGAGCAGCCAAAAGAGGGGGAAGTTATTGCAATTGGCTTTTATGGAGACAATTTGTTGGTTACCCATGGTTCTAGGGGAGGCTGGGAAATGTTCGGCGTAGAAAAGGAAATTACAAAGTCTGCAGATAATGTGCTGTATGAAATAGATGATAGCAATGCATTGGAACTCTATAAAAAATACTTGGGCAGTGAAGCTGAAAATCTCCCCGGCGCTGCATTATTATTTCCGTTGGCTATTACAGTACCTGGAAGTTCAACACCCGTAGTACGCACTATTTTATCAATAGACGAAAGTAATAACAGCATGACTTTTGCCGGAGATATCCCTCAGGGGGCATCTGTCAGATTTATGAAAAGTAATCTTGCCAAGCTAACAGAAGCTGCTGCAGCAGCAGCAAAGCAAACAATGTTGAAAGAGTATCAAGAGCCTGCGTTCACAATGTTGGTTAGTTGTGTTGGCAGAAAAATAATTTTAGGTCCTCGTATCGAAGAAGAAGTAGAAGCTGTAAATGAAACGTTCAATAATAAAACATTATTGGCTGGTTTTTATTCATATGGAGAGATTGCTCCTTTTGATGAAGGAGGTTACAGTCAGCTACACAATCAAACTATGACCATTACCTCTTTTTATGAATTACCATAA